A genomic region of [Eubacterium] eligens ATCC 27750 contains the following coding sequences:
- a CDS encoding AlbA family DNA-binding domain-containing protein, producing MVDKDKVIELIERGQETDFCDFKREFYHTAKKADMIKDILSFANSTMCGDKYIIFNVDDETRQLCNMKIDSLPDVSEINGLLREYCEPYIGIELCCFSYKETNVAYIKISADYFDKPYMVKKDYVREGRTLLQQGQVFVRRNSDNYKANRRDLDEIYESREKRSIQVCKGEIEEREFVINNQVRKLFLLTFLFENNAKDNFLIEEIKVIFKCFGHCFSACVQDIIDIDSQRMAENDIISNIPFSVDPYTTIQKNLRFGLSSACIEKIQEYNLRESEVIVGIELHDVKKRKICSQEKKCTIKLCK from the coding sequence ATGGTCGATAAAGATAAAGTTATTGAATTAATAGAGCGTGGACAAGAAACAGATTTTTGTGATTTTAAGAGAGAATTTTACCATACAGCCAAGAAAGCAGATATGATAAAAGATATTCTTTCTTTTGCAAATAGTACTATGTGTGGTGATAAGTATATAATATTTAACGTTGATGATGAAACACGTCAATTATGCAATATGAAAATAGATTCTCTTCCAGATGTATCAGAAATAAATGGATTGTTAAGAGAGTATTGTGAACCATATATTGGAATAGAACTGTGTTGTTTCTCTTATAAGGAAACGAATGTGGCATACATAAAAATTTCAGCAGATTATTTTGACAAACCATATATGGTAAAAAAAGACTATGTGCGAGAGGGAAGGACGTTATTACAGCAAGGGCAAGTATTTGTTCGGAGAAATTCAGATAATTATAAAGCAAATAGAAGAGATTTGGATGAAATATATGAATCACGAGAAAAAAGGAGCATACAAGTATGTAAAGGTGAAATAGAAGAACGGGAGTTTGTGATAAATAATCAAGTTAGAAAATTATTTTTACTAACTTTTCTCTTCGAAAATAATGCTAAGGACAATTTCTTGATAGAGGAAATAAAAGTGATATTTAAATGTTTTGGTCATTGTTTTTCGGCATGTGTACAAGACATAATCGATATAGATAGTCAGAGGATGGCTGAAAATGATATAATTAGTAATATACCATTTTCCGTTGATCCATATACAACAATACAGAAAAATTTGCGCTTTGGATTATCTAGTGCTTGTATTGAAAAAATACAAGAATATAATTTAAGGGAAAGTGAAGTTATTGTTGGAATAGAATTACATGATGTGAAAAAAAGAAAAATATGTTCGCAAGAGAAAAAATGTACCATTAAACTTTGTAAATAG
- a CDS encoding type II restriction endonuclease, with the protein MTNRNFDEWLSKFRPSISSYDYYIDFAKVVRNVDEIKVELNILNSLIASKNIEEEFEKIVTKYPETLQCVPLLLAVRGHEIYAQDEEGAFLYNFKKMNYSVEQYKVFMRKTGLFDMIANHLVNNLVDYALGIETGLDSNGRKNRGGHQMEDLVEKYIVAAGFKKNENYFKEMYLKDIESKWNIDLSALSNQGKAAKRFDFVIKTDKMIYGIETNFYGGGGSKLNETARSYKMLAQEADTIEGFTFVWFTDGIGWKSARGNLRETFEVMDTIYSINDMENGVMQKLFE; encoded by the coding sequence ATGACAAATAGAAATTTTGATGAATGGCTGAGTAAGTTCAGACCGAGTATATCAAGTTATGATTATTATATCGACTTTGCAAAGGTCGTAAGAAATGTAGATGAAATCAAGGTGGAATTAAACATCTTAAATTCCTTGATTGCTTCTAAAAATATTGAAGAAGAATTTGAGAAGATAGTGACAAAGTATCCGGAAACTTTACAATGTGTTCCTCTGCTTCTTGCGGTGCGAGGTCATGAAATATATGCCCAGGATGAAGAAGGAGCTTTCCTATATAATTTCAAGAAAATGAATTACAGTGTGGAACAGTACAAGGTATTTATGCGTAAGACCGGATTGTTTGATATGATTGCAAATCATTTGGTAAATAATCTTGTGGATTATGCTTTGGGTATCGAAACCGGATTGGACTCTAATGGTCGTAAGAATCGTGGCGGTCATCAGATGGAAGATTTGGTCGAGAAGTATATTGTGGCAGCAGGTTTCAAAAAGAACGAGAATTACTTTAAAGAGATGTACTTAAAAGATATTGAATCTAAATGGAATATTGATTTGTCGGCACTTTCAAATCAGGGAAAAGCTGCAAAGAGATTTGATTTTGTAATCAAGACGGATAAGATGATTTATGGTATAGAAACAAACTTCTATGGCGGTGGCGGTTCAAAACTAAATGAAACTGCAAGAAGTTATAAAATGCTTGCGCAAGAGGCAGATACTATTGAGGGCTTTACATTTGTGTGGTTTACGGATGGAATTGGCTGGAAGAGTGCAAGAGGTAATTTAAGAGAGACATTTGAGGTTATGGATACGATTTACAGTATCAATGATATGGAGAATGGGGTTATGCAGAAATTATTTGAATAG
- a CDS encoding DNA-methyltransferase, protein MNQVWGSKVPLYFETEQSQLVLGDSFKILTKMKPESVDMIFADPPYFLSNDGITCQGGKMVSVNKGSWDKLSESGTGVEEKHKFNRKWIKLCRKVLKPNGTIWISGTLHNIYSIGMALEQEGFKIINNITWQKTNPPPNLACRCFTHSTETILWAQKNDKKSRHFFDYQKMKEMNGGKQMKDVWTGALTKPSEKTEGKHPTQKPEYLLEKIVLASTEEGQVILDPFCGSGTTGVEAVRFGRKFIGIDVSEEYLEISKRRLEKVANDK, encoded by the coding sequence ATGAATCAAGTTTGGGGTTCAAAGGTGCCATTATATTTCGAGACAGAACAATCACAGTTGGTATTAGGTGATTCCTTTAAAATTCTAACAAAGATGAAACCGGAATCTGTTGATATGATATTTGCAGATCCACCTTATTTTTTAAGTAATGATGGCATTACCTGTCAGGGTGGGAAAATGGTTTCGGTAAATAAAGGCTCATGGGATAAGCTTTCGGAAAGTGGAACCGGCGTCGAAGAAAAACACAAGTTTAACAGAAAGTGGATTAAGTTATGTAGGAAAGTACTAAAGCCGAACGGAACAATATGGATATCAGGAACATTACACAATATATATTCGATTGGTATGGCATTGGAGCAGGAAGGCTTCAAAATCATCAACAACATTACATGGCAGAAAACAAATCCACCACCAAACTTAGCATGTCGATGCTTCACACATTCTACGGAAACCATATTATGGGCACAGAAGAATGATAAGAAGTCTCGGCATTTTTTTGATTATCAGAAAATGAAAGAAATGAACGGTGGAAAGCAGATGAAGGATGTGTGGACAGGAGCATTGACGAAACCTTCGGAGAAAACAGAAGGTAAGCACCCTACGCAGAAACCGGAATATTTGCTTGAAAAAATTGTGCTGGCATCGACGGAGGAAGGACAAGTTATCTTGGATCCTTTTTGTGGATCAGGAACTACCGGAGTAGAGGCGGTACGATTTGGACGAAAATTTATCGGAATAGATGTAAGTGAAGAATACTTGGAGATATCCAAGAGGAGATTGGAGAAGGTAGCAAATGACAAATAG
- a CDS encoding DNA adenine methylase: MSNSSVAPFVKWAGGKRQLIPQIKERMPEKYNDYYEPFVGGGAVTFELLPANALINDINKALINAYRQICNAPEAFLKAVKKLDEEMWEDGKEYYYSLREHYNDKLMKAEFDVELAALFVFINKHCFNGLYRVNGKGLFNVPYNNSRRVSVDAEVIMATSNYLQGVTIIDGDFELACKDAKKGDFVFIDSPYAPLNPTSFESYTKEGFDIESHKRLANLFDELTARGCYCMLTNHNTDLINELYGNKGYKIDVVSVKRMINSDASNRVGEEVIICNY, translated from the coding sequence ATGAGTAATTCAAGTGTAGCTCCATTTGTGAAATGGGCTGGTGGGAAGCGTCAGTTAATTCCGCAAATAAAGGAGAGAATGCCTGAAAAATATAATGATTATTATGAGCCATTTGTGGGTGGCGGTGCAGTTACATTCGAATTGCTACCTGCAAATGCTTTGATAAACGATATCAACAAAGCGTTGATAAATGCTTACAGGCAGATATGTAATGCACCGGAAGCATTTCTGAAGGCAGTAAAGAAGCTGGATGAGGAAATGTGGGAGGACGGCAAAGAATATTATTATTCTCTTAGGGAGCATTACAATGATAAGCTGATGAAAGCGGAGTTTGATGTGGAGTTGGCTGCATTGTTTGTATTTATCAATAAGCACTGTTTTAACGGCTTGTATCGTGTAAATGGCAAGGGACTTTTCAATGTTCCATACAACAATAGTCGTAGGGTTTCAGTTGATGCAGAGGTTATTATGGCTACTTCAAATTACTTGCAGGGAGTAACCATTATAGATGGTGATTTTGAACTGGCTTGTAAGGATGCAAAGAAGGGCGATTTTGTATTTATTGACAGCCCGTATGCACCATTGAATCCTACCTCTTTTGAATCATACACAAAAGAGGGTTTTGATATAGAAAGTCATAAGCGACTAGCAAATCTTTTCGATGAATTAACAGCCAGAGGTTGCTACTGTATGCTCACAAACCATAATACAGACTTGATAAATGAACTGTATGGTAACAAAGGCTATAAAATAGATGTTGTAAGTGTAAAGCGTATGATTAATTCAGATGCATCTAACAGAGTTGGCGAAGAAGTGATTATATGCAATTATTAA
- a CDS encoding TRM11 family SAM-dependent methyltransferase has product MSLQPNNFRLEPTTVWSFPDRGSWATHSGKYRGNWSPYVPRNLILRYSNPSDWVLDQFMGSGTTLVEAKLLNRHAVGVDINPQSVSISETNLQFRCETNSKIFTRNGNATDLHFIKDSRIDFICTHPPYANIIKYSKGIEGDISLLNVEKFLTEMQKVAEESYRVLKKGKMCAVMIGDLRKYGKVIPLGFRMMECFLQAGFANKEIIIKEQHNCRSTDFWEKRNNNFLLLAHEYIFVFQK; this is encoded by the coding sequence ATAAGTTTACAACCAAATAATTTTAGGCTTGAACCAACAACAGTCTGGTCGTTTCCGGACAGAGGCAGTTGGGCAACACATTCAGGAAAGTATCGAGGAAATTGGTCGCCATATGTACCAAGAAATCTGATACTTCGGTATTCTAATCCCAGTGATTGGGTCTTAGATCAATTTATGGGTAGTGGAACAACCTTAGTAGAGGCAAAGCTACTCAATCGTCATGCGGTAGGTGTTGATATCAATCCGCAATCTGTTTCAATCTCTGAAACGAATTTACAATTCCGATGTGAAACAAATTCAAAAATCTTTACACGAAATGGAAATGCTACAGATTTGCATTTTATCAAAGATAGTCGAATTGACTTTATCTGTACGCATCCGCCATATGCCAATATCATCAAATACAGCAAAGGGATAGAAGGGGATATTTCATTGCTTAATGTAGAAAAGTTTTTGACAGAAATGCAGAAGGTGGCAGAGGAATCATATCGTGTGTTAAAGAAGGGAAAAATGTGTGCTGTAATGATTGGGGATTTAAGAAAATATGGAAAGGTCATTCCGTTAGGATTTCGTATGATGGAATGCTTTTTACAGGCAGGATTTGCAAATAAAGAAATTATAATTAAGGAGCAGCATAATTGTCGTTCTACTGATTTTTGGGAAAAACGAAACAATAATTTTCTGCTTCTGGCACATGAGTATATATTTGTATTTCAGAAGTAA
- a CDS encoding helix-turn-helix domain-containing protein, producing the protein MYFENDTDLYRVIGANIKNYREQAKLTQVQLAEQAKISISYLSKIEAAGCDKSLSISVLNQIANVLGVEISEFFKEVDKT; encoded by the coding sequence ATGTATTTCGAAAACGATACTGACCTATATCGTGTTATAGGTGCAAATATAAAAAATTACAGAGAACAAGCAAAATTAACACAGGTACAACTTGCCGAACAGGCTAAAATCAGCATCAGCTATCTCTCCAAAATCGAAGCTGCCGGATGTGATAAGAGTCTTTCTATTTCTGTGTTGAATCAGATCGCAAATGTACTTGGTGTTGAGATTAGTGAATTTTTTAAGGAGGTTGATAAAACATGA
- a CDS encoding PDDEXK family nuclease, whose amino-acid sequence MKLIEAQKRIEKLAYIPFKEYLTEEQFNNIVVNKGKTGQILELTIGLQLSNTTLDFEDGELKTNKCNKLGIPAETMFITQTASIIDELLSFKLFEESKLYKKINRMLYVRINKEGAPENWMFLPPILVDLSLPKYAELAAQLKFDYIDICDILNDQLCLSPDAMLHTANGKYIQIRTKDSIPYHAIYSRKYDRIVSDKNRAFYFKIPCLKYLITLE is encoded by the coding sequence ATGAAACTAATAGAAGCTCAGAAAAGAATCGAAAAACTTGCTTATATTCCATTTAAGGAATACCTTACCGAAGAACAGTTTAATAATATTGTTGTTAATAAAGGTAAAACCGGACAGATTTTAGAACTCACTATTGGACTTCAACTTTCCAATACTACTCTCGATTTCGAAGATGGAGAGCTTAAAACTAACAAATGTAATAAACTCGGAATTCCTGCTGAAACAATGTTTATCACACAAACCGCATCTATTATTGATGAATTACTATCTTTCAAGCTCTTTGAAGAAAGTAAGTTATATAAAAAAATCAATCGAATGTTATATGTTCGCATCAACAAAGAAGGAGCGCCTGAGAATTGGATGTTTTTGCCACCTATATTAGTAGACCTATCATTGCCAAAATATGCCGAACTTGCTGCCCAACTAAAATTTGACTACATAGACATATGTGACATTCTAAATGACCAACTTTGTCTTTCGCCTGACGCAATGTTACATACTGCAAATGGAAAGTATATTCAAATCAGAACGAAAGATTCCATTCCTTATCATGCAATTTATTCAAGGAAATATGACAGAATCGTATCAGACAAAAATAGAGCTTTTTATTTTAAAATTCCCTGCTTAAAATATTTAATTACACTCGAATAG
- a CDS encoding plasmid recombination protein, translating to MERTISFMNGEGSIGHNTRRFIADNVDASRTKNNITLIHEDIKQAYHKLFDKALKEYNAKQKRKDRQIKSYYDKISRSKQEKLFYEVIVQIGNRDDTGVGSSSAEVATWVLKDYVKKFQLRNPQLYVIGAYIHLDEETPHLHLNFIPWVSGCKRGLATKTSLKAAHATRGFASEGKGNTEWKQWAETEKDDIALIMRRYGIDWKKKNTHNQHLSVLDYKKQERAKEVAVLEEELEGAQVVLELKEEQIESLEKEIESKRECFRKEQSEAQKKLDDTIAENQKLQSETMDLRLKNSELRLEYYENVDKLTDKQKEIEAAQKEADKWMMISDTAKLQTERAEFELEEAERLKKELLRAVDGDDYLKEQVIELRYQNQILREENRSLKEKLEKAYEFMRQFVIGGINLLEKFMEWLGEKVKDVGRGR from the coding sequence ATGGAAAGAACAATCAGTTTCATGAATGGAGAAGGTTCCATCGGGCACAACACTAGGAGATTTATAGCTGACAATGTAGATGCCAGCCGTACCAAGAATAACATCACTCTTATCCACGAGGATATTAAGCAGGCTTATCATAAATTGTTTGACAAGGCACTTAAGGAATACAATGCAAAACAGAAACGCAAGGACAGGCAGATTAAAAGTTATTATGATAAGATTTCCCGAAGCAAGCAGGAAAAATTATTTTATGAGGTTATCGTTCAGATAGGCAATAGGGATGATACCGGAGTAGGTAGTTCTTCTGCAGAGGTTGCAACATGGGTGCTAAAGGATTATGTGAAAAAGTTTCAACTTCGCAATCCACAGCTTTATGTGATTGGTGCTTATATTCATCTGGATGAGGAAACACCACATTTGCATCTGAATTTTATCCCTTGGGTATCCGGTTGCAAGAGAGGATTGGCGACAAAGACAAGTCTTAAGGCGGCACATGCTACCAGAGGATTTGCAAGCGAGGGTAAAGGGAACACCGAATGGAAGCAGTGGGCAGAGACTGAAAAAGATGATATTGCCCTTATCATGCGTCGGTACGGGATTGACTGGAAGAAGAAAAACACGCATAATCAGCATTTATCCGTACTGGATTATAAGAAGCAGGAACGGGCAAAAGAAGTGGCTGTACTTGAGGAGGAGTTGGAGGGCGCACAGGTTGTTCTGGAATTAAAAGAGGAACAGATAGAGTCTTTGGAAAAAGAAATTGAAAGTAAGCGGGAATGTTTTAGAAAAGAACAGTCTGAGGCTCAAAAGAAGCTGGATGATACCATAGCCGAAAATCAGAAATTACAGTCGGAAACAATGGATTTACGCTTAAAGAATTCTGAATTACGACTGGAATATTATGAGAATGTAGATAAGCTCACGGATAAACAGAAGGAAATTGAGGCTGCGCAAAAAGAGGCAGACAAGTGGATGATGATATCGGATACTGCAAAATTACAGACTGAACGGGCTGAATTTGAACTGGAAGAGGCAGAAAGACTTAAGAAGGAACTTCTGAGAGCGGTCGATGGCGACGATTATCTGAAGGAGCAGGTGATAGAACTGAGGTATCAAAACCAGATATTGCGGGAGGAAAACCGTAGCCTCAAGGAAAAGCTGGAAAAGGCGTATGAGTTTATGAGACAGTTTGTAATTGGTGGGATTAATCTGCTGGAGAAGTTTATGGAGTGGCTCGGGGAGAAGGTCAAGGATGTGGGGAGAGGAAGGTGA
- a CDS encoding TnpV protein, with product MSEETLFEKLGVKYIEKDGIFYPLITLGGEENSTDVGKYGRMWMDYIQKEYPQRYRSLVRFGKLHDKATKVNEVAYELLEDIENEWLRKHKPKQSNSFVEMYQLRTQARMIAEEVVLHDVVNCFH from the coding sequence ATGAGCGAAGAAACATTATTTGAAAAATTAGGTGTGAAATACATAGAAAAAGACGGCATTTTTTATCCGTTGATTACATTAGGTGGAGAGGAAAACAGTACAGATGTTGGGAAATATGGTCGTATGTGGATGGATTACATACAGAAGGAATATCCGCAGCGATACAGAAGTCTGGTACGATTTGGCAAATTACATGATAAGGCGACCAAGGTAAATGAAGTAGCTTATGAATTGCTGGAGGATATTGAAAATGAGTGGTTGCGTAAACACAAACCCAAGCAGTCGAATTCTTTTGTGGAAATGTATCAGCTACGGACTCAGGCGAGAATGATAGCAGAGGAAGTAGTTCTGCATGATGTGGTGAATTGTTTTCATTAG
- a CDS encoding plasmid mobilization protein: protein MSEKNRDDKNRWRNVTIAFRMSPEENEELNNRVKLSGFRTKQDYIIQSVLHQKVVATGNPLMLVQFRKNLQQIGRELERIEKASDMDGELLTPIRSMLEILEGFKEQPKTLADMKQLTVPNGE from the coding sequence ATGTCAGAAAAGAATAGAGATGATAAAAACAGATGGCGTAATGTGACAATCGCATTTCGCATGTCACCGGAGGAGAATGAAGAACTAAATAACCGGGTGAAACTCAGCGGATTTCGCACCAAGCAGGATTATATTATCCAGAGTGTTCTTCATCAGAAGGTGGTTGCAACGGGCAATCCGTTGATGCTGGTGCAATTTCGGAAGAATCTGCAACAGATAGGGCGTGAGCTTGAAAGAATTGAAAAGGCATCGGATATGGATGGGGAGTTGCTAACTCCCATCCGCTCCATGCTGGAAATACTGGAAGGATTCAAGGAGCAACCGAAAACATTGGCAGATATGAAGCAACTTACAGTACCAAATGGGGAATAA
- a CDS encoding site-specific integrase, whose translation MAVIKNYKTGMCEVRTYYKDLTGARKQKTKRGFAKKSEALEWERNFKLKEDQSISMSFKSFVDIYLTDLEPKIKRNTFLTKKHIIETKILPYFGKRKLDDIRTSNVIQWQNEIMKLKKDNGELFSPTYLKTIHNQLSAILNHAVNMYGLKDNVARKAGTMGKEENKEMEFWTQEEFQAFLECVVDKPISYYAFEILYWTGIREGELLALTLGDFNFEKKTLRINKSYQRLEGKDVITDQKTPKSNRTIAMPDFLTIEMEDFIKNIYGIKMDDRIFTISKSYLHHEMDRGAKLAGVKRIRIHGLRHSHISLLINLGFSALTIGERVGHESVDITYHYAHLFPTVQTDMAAQLETEREALVDVRKE comes from the coding sequence ATGGCGGTTATCAAGAATTATAAGACTGGAATGTGTGAGGTGAGAACCTATTATAAGGATTTGACCGGAGCAAGGAAACAGAAAACCAAGAGGGGCTTTGCAAAGAAGAGCGAAGCCCTTGAATGGGAGCGTAATTTCAAGCTGAAAGAGGATCAGAGTATCAGTATGAGCTTCAAAAGTTTTGTGGATATTTATCTGACGGATTTAGAGCCAAAAATAAAACGCAATACTTTCCTGACAAAGAAGCACATTATTGAGACAAAGATTCTGCCTTATTTCGGGAAACGAAAACTGGATGATATTCGAACCTCGAATGTCATCCAGTGGCAGAATGAGATTATGAAGCTGAAAAAAGATAACGGGGAGTTATTCTCCCCTACCTATCTGAAAACCATTCATAATCAGCTTAGTGCCATATTAAATCATGCGGTAAATATGTATGGCCTGAAAGATAATGTGGCACGAAAAGCCGGAACTATGGGTAAGGAAGAAAATAAGGAAATGGAGTTCTGGACACAGGAGGAATTTCAGGCATTTTTGGAGTGTGTGGTAGATAAGCCTATTTCGTATTATGCATTTGAAATACTTTATTGGACTGGTATTCGTGAAGGTGAGCTGCTTGCCTTGACACTGGGTGATTTCAATTTTGAAAAGAAAACGCTTCGGATAAACAAGTCATATCAGAGGTTGGAAGGTAAAGATGTAATTACAGACCAGAAAACACCAAAGAGTAACAGAACCATTGCCATGCCGGATTTCCTTACTATAGAGATGGAGGATTTTATAAAAAACATATATGGAATCAAGATGGATGACAGAATTTTTACCATTTCAAAAAGCTATCTGCATCACGAAATGGATAGGGGAGCGAAGCTTGCAGGAGTGAAAAGAATCCGAATCCATGGATTACGACATTCGCATATTTCCCTGTTAATCAATTTAGGATTTTCAGCATTGACAATAGGGGAAAGAGTCGGACATGAGTCGGTAGATATCACTTATCATTATGCACATTTATTTCCAACGGTGCAGACGGATATGGCAGCACAACTGGAAACAGAAAGGGAGGCGTTGGTCGATGTCAGAAAAGAATAG
- a CDS encoding transcriptional regulator, with protein sequence MENKRFLTAQDVMDMLGVSLSYSYKLIRRLNAELEADGFVTIKGRVSTQYFMKRIYGLSTDKEVG encoded by the coding sequence ATGGAGAACAAGAGATTTTTGACAGCACAGGATGTCATGGATATGCTGGGAGTTTCGCTATCGTATTCCTATAAACTGATACGACGGCTGAATGCAGAACTTGAGGCGGATGGATTCGTGACAATAAAAGGGCGTGTCAGTACACAGTATTTTATGAAACGAATCTACGGGCTGTCTACGGATAAGGAGGTGGGATAG
- a CDS encoding helix-turn-helix domain-containing protein — translation MSEKFTSRVGYLIRNFRIASDMTQKELADKCGLNESTIRNYELGNRYPDEATLLNIANNLGVSFYALSDPDVANIFSALHVLFDIEWAYGLRPTLKHGEICFKFEERLPSAGPRPQEDLDNFRKMVEYWARLRDKLEDGEISETEYYLKEVKYPMNPTDPNKEYTVSLNLDDDDQLLVQKMNEDDDVEEAAELLKDLFPDFSYVKRKRKPKRE, via the coding sequence ATGAGCGAGAAATTCACCAGCCGGGTAGGCTATTTGATTCGAAATTTCAGAATTGCATCTGATATGACGCAAAAGGAATTAGCAGATAAATGTGGATTAAACGAATCCACTATCAGAAACTATGAGCTCGGAAACAGATATCCGGATGAAGCAACTTTATTAAATATTGCAAACAATCTGGGAGTCAGCTTTTATGCATTATCTGACCCTGATGTTGCAAACATATTCAGCGCACTTCATGTGCTGTTTGACATTGAATGGGCATATGGACTACGACCTACCCTGAAACATGGAGAAATATGCTTCAAATTTGAAGAGCGGCTTCCTAGTGCCGGTCCCCGTCCACAGGAAGACCTTGATAACTTCCGAAAGATGGTTGAGTATTGGGCACGTTTACGAGACAAACTGGAAGATGGAGAAATATCAGAAACGGAATATTATCTTAAAGAGGTAAAATACCCAATGAACCCAACAGACCCAAATAAAGAGTACACTGTTTCGTTGAATCTTGATGATGACGACCAGCTACTGGTTCAAAAAATGAATGAAGATGACGATGTAGAAGAAGCTGCTGAATTGTTAAAAGACTTGTTTCCGGATTTCTCTTATGTGAAAAGGAAAAGGAAACCGAAAAGAGAATAA
- a CDS encoding dihydrofolate reductase yields MIGLIVARSKNNVIGRNGEIPWKIKGEQKFFKELTIGNIVVMGRKSYEEIGHPLPNRQNIIVSKTMKYEGENLITVSSLAEALALSDNSNIYIAGGYGVYKEAIPFVDVMYITEVDMNIEDGDVFFPEFDVNDFDLIIGETFGENTKYTRTTYIRKK; encoded by the coding sequence ATGATTGGATTGATTGTTGCAAGGTCAAAAAATAATGTTATTGGTAGAAATGGTGAGATTCCTTGGAAAATCAAAGGTGAGCAAAAATTTTTTAAGGAACTTACAATCGGAAATATTGTAGTTATGGGAAGAAAATCTTATGAAGAAATTGGTCATCCACTTCCAAATCGCCAAAATATAATAGTATCAAAGACAATGAAATATGAAGGCGAAAACCTAATTACTGTATCATCTTTGGCAGAAGCATTGGCACTTTCTGACAATTCAAATATTTATATAGCAGGAGGGTATGGAGTATACAAAGAGGCTATCCCTTTTGTTGATGTAATGTACATTACAGAAGTAGATATGAATATCGAAGATGGAGATGTATTTTTTCCAGAGTTTGATGTAAATGATTTCGATTTGATTATAGGTGAAACATTTGGCGAGAATACTAAGTATACGAGGACTACATACATAAGAAAGAAGTAG
- a CDS encoding barstar family protein translates to MITPKIGRRKLYAQYRCKRNIKNTGRITPIFPDIRPTTMIKENCMTTSVLSFDSAVSLNESIPASITFISPKYYANILWLNKCLDIYEGPRVIGTFIVTEITNPILDANAEKWIFIDGRDIHTLNDFFDQIEQKLTSKIDFKIGRNMNAFSDLLWGGFGIHEYAEPLHIVWIYSTQSRKALGNKYFDTIISIIENHESNNKYLELYDEHIF, encoded by the coding sequence ATGATTACACCAAAAATAGGAAGGCGGAAATTATATGCTCAATATAGATGCAAAAGGAATATTAAAAACACTGGTAGAATAACCCCCATCTTTCCCGACATTCGTCCTACCACAATGATTAAAGAAAACTGTATGACAACCTCTGTTCTTAGCTTTGATAGTGCTGTATCCTTGAACGAATCTATCCCCGCTTCCATTACTTTTATTTCACCGAAATATTATGCAAATATATTATGGCTCAACAAGTGTTTGGATATATATGAAGGTCCAAGAGTAATAGGCACTTTCATAGTAACTGAAATAACAAATCCTATCCTTGATGCAAATGCTGAAAAGTGGATATTCATTGATGGACGTGATATCCATACGCTTAATGATTTTTTTGACCAAATAGAACAGAAATTAACTTCTAAAATTGACTTCAAAATAGGTCGTAATATGAATGCTTTTAGCGACTTGCTGTGGGGTGGATTTGGCATTCACGAATATGCTGAACCGCTTCACATTGTTTGGATATATTCCACACAAAGCAGAAAGGCATTGGGAAACAAATATTTCGATACAATCATATCAATTATTGAAAACCACGAAAGTAATAACAAATACTTGGAACTATACGATGAACATATATTTTGA